The following are from one region of the Quercus robur chromosome 1, dhQueRobu3.1, whole genome shotgun sequence genome:
- the LOC126727352 gene encoding peroxidase P7-like isoform X2, translating to MAALQSLRVCVIFSFAAILIPTSTSAQLSADFYEKVCPGALPVIRSVVEKAINREPRMGASLLRLHFHDCFVNGCDGSNLIDDTANFTGEKTALPNLNSLRGFDVVDEIKAAVDKHCNASVVSCADILALAARDSVEILGDSSFSYKVLLGRRDARNASRNDANTNLPPPFFSFSQLISNFQAHGLDLKDLVVLSGGHSIGLARCTTFRARIYNDTNIDKSFAASMQQGCPVNGGDNNTEPLDATTTKFDTVYYKALLRNMGLLHSDQELFKNNGSDSDKLVQYYSYNPGGFAKDFGVSMIKMGNMKPLTGNLGEIRLNCRRVN from the exons ATGGCTGCTCTTCAATCTCTTCGAGTGTgtgttatattttcttttgctgCCATTCTGATCCCTACAAGTACATCTGCACAACTAAGTGCTGATTTTTACGAGAAAGTATGCCCTGGGGCATTGCCTGTCATCAGATCAGTCGTCGAGAAGGCTATTAATCGCGAACCACGCATGGGAGCATCACTACTTCGCCTTCACTTCCATGATTGCTTTGTTAAC GGTTGTGATGGATCAAATCTGATAGATGACACAGCAAACTTCACTGGTGAGAAGACAGCGCTTCCAAATTTGAATTCACTTAGGGGTTTTGATGTTGTCGATGAAATCAAGGCAGCAGTTGACAAACATTGCAATGCCAGTGTGGTTTCATGTGCAGACATCTTAGCTTTGGCAGCTCGTGATTCTGTTGAAATT TTGGGAGATAGTTCCTTCAGCTACAAAGTATTATTAGGCAGAAGAGACGCAAGAAATGCAAGCAGGAACGACGCAAATACCAATCTTCCACCCCCATTTTTCAGCTTCTCTCAGCTTATCTCTAACTTTCAAGCTCATGGGCTAGACTTGAAAGACCTTGTTGTCCTCTCAGGGGGCCACAGCATAGGACTTGCTAGGTGCACCACTTTCCGTGCTAGGATTTACAATGATACCAACATTGACAAAAGCTTTGCAGCCTCCATGCAACAAGGGTGCCCTGTAAATGGAGGAGATAACAACACAGAGCCACTGGATGCAACTACAACGAAATTTGATACAGTGTACTACAAGGCTTTGCTGAGAAATATGGGCCTCCTTCATTCTGATCAGGAGCTCTTCAAGAATAACGGTAGTGACAGTGATAAGCTAGTGCAGTACTACAGCTACAACCCTGGTGGTTTCGCTAAAGACTTTGGTGTTTCCATGATCAAGATGGGTAATATGAAACCTCTCACTGGCAATTTAGGAGAGATCAGGTTGAACTGTAGGAGAGTCAACTAA